The Vitis vinifera cultivar Pinot Noir 40024 chromosome 18, ASM3070453v1 region GTTTTGTTGAgaattagattttcaaataactAGTAAACTATTTGGTGACACAAGATTTCATTAGGCAAcgaaattatttcatctctaaaTGTTACTTTATACATTAGGAGATGAAATATTTTCATCCCCATCATGTTAACACGGAGTTTCtgcaataaaataattttatctcaaAATATTTCCACTTACATTTAGGGagaaaatgttttcattttgaaatattaacaTATAGTTTCAGTAACAATTAAATCTTATCTCTAAATGTTTTCATTATAATTGGAGACAACATTATTTCATCTTGAAAACTATTCATGTTTAGGCAATGAAATTGTTTTATCTCTAAatgtttttattcatattagGAGATGAAATAATGAAACAAATTTCGTATTTATACTAATTTGAGGATGAAATAATTTCCTccctaaatataatattattattaatttttaaaattctagaTAATCCTATTGAAACATTTATAAACCTGTATGTGATTTGCCTTGttcaatatattgaaattattaagACAACACTCAAAGGAAGCACTTCATAATGTGATTTGCCTTGTTAGGATCGAAAATTGGGAAAGAGATTAGAGAGTATATATCACTTATATTCTAAACTACTAAGTTTAGTATCACAACCTCCTCAAATGTGAGCTTAAGAAACACCCAAGTATGTGATAAAGATGCTTCCTTATTTTGATGGTTGAATTACTAAAATTATCCGACCCTCATATTTCTTGTTTGAGATTAAATTCTAGTTAAAGGTGGTTATTGAATTCTCAGATGTTCACAATATAAGCACACGGGTGAAGGAACTTGAGCTGAGTATTATTTGGTAATTACTAGTTGTTTATTAAGCATATAGAACACGGGAATGATCTAGAGGAGGGATTGAACTATGAGTTTGAAGTCCTCAAAACTAACGCATCCATCGCCATCCCCATCCATGGCAGCAATGATACCCTGGCAGTCGTCCAAAGATAACTCTATTTCCATATCCCCTATAACTCCATGCAGCTCCTCTCCGGTCACCTTGTCGTCTTCCTCCACACCTGCCTCCAAAAGTGTAAAAGCATTTTTGAGGAAAGGTCCCAGGACCCCTAGATCCATGTCCTGGGTGTTCATCTTCAGAAACTCCACAATGCTCAGCAACCCATGTCTGTTAGTGTCTCCTTGCTGCATCATTGTCTTCACATCGTGTTCGCTCGGATTGTAGCCAAGCGACCCCATGATTCCACCCAGTTCTGCAGCAGAGATCAACCCATCATTGTCTCCATCAAAAGCCCGAAAGGCCTCCACCAGGCTCATCAAATGGCTCAGCGCCTCTGTTTCAGTAGAGAGAGACCCTGGTACTTGTGCCATGGAAGTTTAGGATTACTGCTTGGCTTTTATTTACATTTGGGCACCTCCCTTGCTTTAAATACAAGGAAAAAGCCATGCCAATGTTATTCTGCTGGTCTCTTTATGTCCACATAAAGCTAAAGAAGGAAAAGTTAGGTTCTTATGCTCGCATATTGGTTGGTGTGACAGTTGATTTTATCTCTACTTTTTTCACCACGGGTCAGGGACTCCCCTAAAAACTAAACCCAAGTGTTACAATTGCCCCCAGGTTTGGTTCTAGTTGCCTTGTTTGGGTCAATTACAAGACCAGTTGGGGAGTTTTTAAGCAACTTCATGGAAACAATACTTCAGTTAATGAATTCTGATATAGACCATATCAAGAATCAATGGAGTGACTGTAGAAGTCATTTTCCCAAGCAGCTTTTATCGATACCCCTAGTTAATGTTACAGATTCTTTCACAAAGTGACACCCCTTTTATCACTTTCTTTAAGTGATTCCAATTCATGCCTATCCTGATGGAAATATGACAGTATTGCAAACGTTCACTGAGATAGGGAAGGAGGCCACGCTAAGCTGATCAATCTGCTAACTGTCTTCAAGTTCACCCataaaacattttctttctttgggtTGCTGTTGGAAATTCCGGAAAGATGATCAAAGATATCTATCAAACATCCCATTTGAGAGTGTTTGAAAAACTACCACACTTTTTAGTGGTGGGtcaatttcatatatatacacaGTTACATATGTGAATATGGTAATTACAAATATAGAAAGAATCaatcaaataaaactaaaagCTACAATTGTGGGTCAAAGAGAATGCAAATGGAAAGCCTTGAATTAAGGCTGAGGATCCTTAGCATGATCCTCGACACCCCCCCGCAAGTTGAGCGTTGGATTTGAGCGGACGTGAAGCTTGGATCAGAAGAGTTCAAAGAGAGGTTTTGACACACTTTTAGTGAAGATGTCGGCAACTTGCAAATGCGAAGGCACATACTGAGTGCGAAGCTTGCCAGCGAGAACAAGTTCACGAAGAAAATGATAGTCGAGCTCAACATGCTTAGCCCGTTCATGAGAAACAGAATTGGAGCTCAAGAAGATGGCACTCTTGTTGTCACATAGGAGGAGAGGCCGCTGTGGAATTGAAACTTTGAGGTCATCGAGGAGATGCATGAGCCAAAGAAGTTCGGCAGCAGTGAGCGCCAAAGCACAATACTCAGATTCACAACTGGAGTGAGAAACAGTAGGTTGCTTCTTAGCACTCTAAGAAACCAAGTTACCATCAAGATAAATAGAATAATCAACGGTAACTGCCCAATCTACGTCTGAGTAAGCAACTAAAGCACCAAGAGCAGTAGAGGGATGAAAGGTGAGGCCAAAGTGTAGCATGCCTTTAACATAGCGAAAAATGTGTTTGACATCAAGAAAGTGGTCTTCAGTTGGGGAGTGGAGAAATTGACTAACAGAGTTGACAACATGAGAAATATCCGGACGGGTGATGGTCATATACTGGAGAGTACCAACAAGAGATCTATAAAGTGTAGGATCCGAGAATAAAGGACCATCAGCAGACAGGTGTTGTGAAACAACCATGGGGGTGTGAACAGGTTTGTTGTTAAGTAGCTGAGCTCATGTGAGAATATCTCGTGCATATTTCAACTTGCTGATGAAAAGGTCGTCAAAGGTGGTCATTGCTTCAAGACCAAGGAAGTAACTGAGAGGACCCAAATCCTTAGTGGCAAAACTCATAATTGAGTTTGCAAGTAAAATTGTCAAGAAGAGATGAGTTGTTGCCTATAATAatgatgtcatcaacataaagaagCAGATAAATTATGTCCGAGTGCTTATGAAAAACAAATAGTGACATGTCTGCACGACTGCAATAAAAACCAAGTTGAATGAGAAAAGAGTTGAGGCGCTGGAACCAGGCACGAGGAGCTTGCTTTAGACCATAGAGGGCTTTCTGCAACTGATAGGCATGATTGGGAAAGCAAGGGTCAATGTATCCAAGGGTTTGCTCCATATAAACATGTTCACTGAGATGGCCATTAAGAAACGCATTTTTGACATCAAGTTGGCAAATGGGCCATTTGTTGGTCACAACAAGATAAAGGACAACACGGACTGTAGTGGCCTTGATGACAAGGCTAAAAGTGTCAGTGTAGTCAACATCAAGTACTTGTGTGTAGCCCTTGTCAACAAGAAGGGCTTTGAAACGTTCAATAGATCCGTCAAACAAATATTTGGTTCGAAACACCCATTTGGAACCCACAATGTTGGTGTTGGTGGGTCGAGAAACCAAAATCCAGGTACGATTGTTTTGCAAGGCTTGAACTTCTTTATCCATAGCAGCGAACCAAGCAAGATTCTTAGCAACAGATTTGAATCCTTTAGGCTCGATGGATACAAGAAGAACGGAAAGAAGTCCAAAGGAACCCACGAGTTCGAGATGTGCTGGGTGGCGCTTTTTGAAGATGCTGGTTTTGGCTCATGTGAGTGTAGGATGAGAACCCAAGGAAGCAACTGCAATGGAAGGGCGATCAACCATGGGTAACTTAGTAAGAGGCTTCGGAGAAGCCAGTCTGAAGTCTGAGTGTGATGGAGAAGGACCTGTATGAGAATCAGTTGTCTGCAAAGACTCATCCACTGGATCAGTACAAATAATACACGAGGTGGATTCGAATTGAGGAATATGTCGGAAGTTTGATGCAGGGGAAGGCAGGGGCATGTCTGTGGGAGGGAGACTTAgttccaaaaaaattaagatttggagAGAGGATATTGGTTGGGCTTGGGAAGTATGGTGAAAAGGAAAGTGGTTTTCATCAAATTGAGCATGACAAGTAATATAAAGTCTGGAGGTGGTGGGGTCAAGACAACGAAAACCTTTATAAGATGAATGATAACCCATAAAAATGCAAGGGATGCTCCGAGGGGAAAACTTGTTAGTCATGTAATCACATAAACAAGGATAAACATGACAACCAAATGGATGAAAAATTTCGTAATTGGGAGAGGAACCATATAGGAGTTGAAAAGGTGACTTACCTTCGAGAAGCGGTGTGGGCAAACGGTTGATGATGTAAGTCGCAATGCTAAAAGCATCAACCCAGAAGTGAGTAGGAATgtgagaatgaaaaatgagaGTCAGACCTGTTTCAGTCACATGGCGGTATTTCCTTTCGGCG contains the following coding sequences:
- the LOC100259145 gene encoding probable calcium-binding protein CML29, encoding MAQVPGSLSTETEALSHLMSLVEAFRAFDGDNDGLISAAELGGIMGSLGYNPSEHDVKTMMQQGDTNRHGLLSIVEFLKMNTQDMDLGVLGPFLKNAFTLLEAGVEEDDKVTGEELHGVIGDMEIELSLDDCQGIIAAMDGDGDGCVSFEDFKLIVQSLL